CCAGCAATCGCCTCGAGACCGCGATCACCGCGGGCGAGCGACGGGTGCTGCGGGCAGGGCCTATTCGGCGCTGACGAGCCGCGCGTGCAGACGCGCGAGTTCCGCCTCGGTGAGGCCGTGCTCGAACAGATAGTCCCGCACCGATCCGAAGCGCGACTCCACCTGGTCGAGTGCGCGCTCCAACGCGGGGGCGGGGCTGTCGCCGACGAGTTCCAGAATCTTCGGAGTCAGCGTCACCCCGAAGGACCGCAGCAGTTCGAGATGTGCGTCGAGCCAGGGGCCGGCGAGGTTCGCCGCGGTCACCTCGTAGTCCGCAAGCACGTCGTCGCGATCGACGCCCACGGCGGTCAGCGTGAGGGCCGCAACCGCGCCCGTGCGGTCCTTTCCGGCGGTGCAATGGAAGAGCGTCGCGCCGGAAACATCGTCGGCGAGCAGCCGCACCGCTGCCGTGAGGGTGTCGCCGTGTGAGAGGTAGATTACCTCGGTGAGCTCCATGATCCCGAGCTCTGCCGCGACGTGCTCGCGCGCGCTCGCGAAGATCGGGTGGTGGATCGCCTCTGCGCCGAGGATCTCGGCATCGGGAGACATCTCGAGCTCCGCCGCGTCCCGCAGATCGATGACGCGCTTCACGCCCAGGTCGACGAGGGCTGACTGACCCGCTTCGCTCACCCGGTGCAGGCCGTCCGAACGAAACAGTGCGCCCCAGTTGGTCCATCCGCCGTCGGCGCGGTAGCCGCCGAGGTCGCGGAAGTTGGCGGTGCCGTCGATCGGGATGAGGCGTTCACGAGTGGTCATGCCCCCATCTTGGCAGGGAATCCCGGGGATTTGCAGAAACCGTGAAACAGTAGGTATTGGTCAGGGAGTGCGCCCGGGCAGGCGCGGGATCGCCGCAACGAGCGCGCGCGTGTAGGGCTCTCGAGGCGCGCCCAGGATCTGCTCGACGGGCCCCGATTCAATGACAACCCCGCGGTGCATCACGATGATGTGCTCGGCGAGGTCGGGCACGATCCCGAGGTCGTGTGTCACCGTGAGGAGGGTGAGGCCCAGCTCGGCGCGCAGCTCGGCCAGGAGCTCGAGAATGCGGCGGCGTACCAGAACGTCGAGGGCGCTGACGGGCTCATCTCCGACGAGTAGGTCGGGGCCGTGCACGAGCGCGCGGGCAAGCGCGATGCGCTGCCGCTGGCCCCCCGAGAACTCCGCGGGGTAGCGCTCGGCCGTGTCTTCGGGGAGATCGAGCCGGGCGAGCATCGCGCGCACGAGCGCCGCGTGGTCGCCCGGGGCACCGATGGCCTCGAGCGGCTCGGCGACCGTCTGGCCGATCGTGCGCCGGGGGTTCAGTGACGCGTACGGATCCTGGAAGACGATGCCCGTCCTGCTGCGCAGCCAGAGCAGACGATCGGAGCGTTTCGCCACCACCTCGCGCCCGTCGAAGGCGACCGTGCCGGACTCGGGACGCTCGAGCCCGAGCAGCAGGCGCAGGAGCGTCGACTTGCCCGAGCCGGACTCGCCGACGATCGCGACGCCCGCGCCGCGCGGAATCTCGACGCTCACGCCATCGAGGGCGCGCACGCGGGGCGCCCGCCGAAAGAGCGCTCCGCCGCGGGCCTGATAGGTCTGCACGAGGTCGCGCCCCGACAACAGGATCGATCCCGCCGGTGCAAGGTCCGGTGCGGGTGTCGGCGCTGGTGCGGGGGCGGTCATGCGCGGTCCTCCGGGGTGATGACGTACGTCGGGTCCGCCGCGGCAATCAGCGCGCGCGTCACCGGGTGCTCGGGGGCCGCCAAGATAGCGGTGACTGCGCCGCGCTCGACGATGCGCCCCTCGTGCATCACGAGGACGTGGTCGGTCGCTTCGGCGATGACGGCCAGGTCGTGCGAGATGAAGAGCAGCGTGCGCCCCTCGCCGGCCGAGAGCTCGCGCAGCAGGGCGAGGATGCCGCGCTGCACGGTGACGTCGAGCGCGGTGGTCGGCTCGTCGGCGAGGAGGAGCCCGGGCCTGGCCGAGATGGCGGCGGCGATCGCCGCGCGCTGGCGCTGGCCGCCAGACACCTCGTGCGGGTAGGCCCGGATGATGCGCTCGGGGTCGTCAAGCCCGACGCGGGCGGCGAGCGAGCGCGCGGCGTCGGCGCGTTCAGCACGGCCGAGCTCGTAGTGCTGGGCCAGGGCCTCGGTCATCTGCCGGCCGAGCCGGCGCATCGGGTTGAGCGCGGTGCGCGGCTCCTGGAACACCATGCCGATCAGGTCGCCGCGTACACCAGCGAGGTCGCGCTCGCTCATACCGACGAGTTCGACCTCGCCCAGCCGGATCGACCCGCCGACCTCGGCCTCCTCGGGCAGCAGCCCGGCGATGGCGAGCGCGGTGAGCGTCTTGCCTGACCCAGATCCGCCGATGAGCCCGAGGCGGCCGCCCGCGGGCAGCGTGAAGCTGATCTCGTGCAGCAGCGGCTGGCCGCCGATGGCCACCGACAGGTTGGTGACGGTGAGGGAGAGCCCAGTGTCGCTCATGCGGCCGCCTTTCGCGCAGCGATCTTGCCGGCCTGGCCGCGCGCGCGGCGCAGCAGCGACGGGTCGAGGGCGTCGCGCAGGGCGTCGCCGAGCAGGTAGCAGGCGAGCACCACGAGGGTGATCGCGAGGCCCGGCCAGAGCACCGCCTCAGGGTGCACGCCGATGTAACGCTGGGTCTCGGCGAGCATGCGGCCCCACGACGGCACCGACGGCGGGGCGCCGAAGCCGAGGTAGCTGAGCCCGGCCTCGGCGAGCACCGCGAGGCCGACCGAGAGCGACAGCTGCACCGCGAGCACGGGGAACACATTCGGCAGCAGGTGGCGGCGGAAGATCGCGGCCCGCGAGAGACCGGCGGCGCGGGCGGCGAGCACGAACTCGGCGCCGGCGACCTGCTGGAACTCGGCGCGCACGACGCGGCCGATCGCGACGCCGTAGCCCACGCCCACAGCGGCGATGACGACGGGGATGCCGGCGCCGTAGACCGCGGCGAGCATCATCGCGAGCAGCAGGGTGGGGAAGGCGACGAGTACGTCGATGAGCACGGCGACGGGCTCGCGCACGGCCTTGGGGGTCAGCCCGCCGAGGGCGGCGAGCACGAGGCCGAGCAGCCCCGCGAGCACGCCGGTGCCGAGCGCGACGAGCACCGTGATGCGGCTGCCGGCCAACAGGCGCGAGGCGATGTCGCGGCCGCTGCCGTCGGTGCCGAGCGGGTGCTCCCACGACGGTCCCTGCCACAGCCGGTAGGCGTCGGCGTGGTTCGGGTCGTGCGGCAGCCAGACGAGCGAGACGAGGGCGGCGAGCACCACGAGCGACAGGATCACGACGGCGGCCGCGCCGCCCGGCTGGGCGAGCACGCGGCGGAACGGCCCGAGGCCGCCTGCGCGGCTGGGATCGAGGCGGGTCCCCGCGGATCCTGCGGGGGCGGCGGCGCGCGCGCCCTCGAAGTGCGGCGCGCTCACGAGGTCGCGTTTCTGAGCCGGGGGTCAATTGCGCGGTGCACGACGTCGACCAGGGCCCCGATGGCGAGCACGACGCCGGTGAGCACGAGGAGTGTGCTCTGCACCTTGACGAGGTCGCGATTGCCGACGTCCGAGACGAGCATGCGCCCGAGGCCGGGCAGGCTGAACAGCTGCTCGACGACGACGGCGCCCACGAGCAGGCCGGCGACCTGGATGCCCAGCATCGACACGATGGAGAGGCCGACGCCCGGCAGGCCGTGCGAGATAAGCGCGCGCACCCGGGTGAGGCCCTGTGCCCGGGCGGTGCGCACGTGCTCGGCCCCGAGCGCGTCGAGGGTCGCGCTGCGCACGAAGCGGAACAGGATCGCGCCCTCGATCAGTCCGATGGTCAGGATCGGCAGCACGAGCGAGCGCAGCGCCTGAGCGGGATCGTCCCAGCCGTCGCGCGGGAAGCCCTGCGCGGGTAGCCAGCCGAGCCAGGTGGAGAACAACACGATGCCGAGCAGGCCCGCCCAGACGACGGGTACCGCCGCGGCGACGACGCTGAGCGCCGAGATGAGACGGCCGGTGACGCGCCCGTGGCGCAGCGCGGCGAGCACGCCGAACGGGAAGGCCAACAGCAGCGCGAAGACCAGCGAGCCGATCGTGAGCGGGATGGTGACCTGCGCCTTCTCGAGCAGCTCGCCGCCGATGGGGGTGCCCGTCACGATCGAGGTGCCAATGTCGCCCTGCAGTACCCCGCCGATCCAGTCGAGGTACTGCAGGGGCAACGGATGGTCGAGCCCCAGCTGTGCGCGCAGCTCAGCGATGCGCTCGGGTGTTGCCTGCGTGCCCGCGATCACCTGCGCCACGTCGCCCGGAAGCAGGCGAAGCGTGACGAAGATGATCAGGCTCGCCAGGGTCCAGCCGAGCACCAGCGTCAGCGCGCGGACTACGAGGAAACGGGTCACTTCTTGATTGTGACGCCTTCGAGGTTGATTCGCGAGTTGGTGTTGCTCTCGGGGAAGCCGAGAACGTGCGTGCCGACCGCGTTGGAGGGGGTGTAGTTGTAGACCCACTTGGCCGGGGCGTCGTCCGCGACGATGCGCGCGGCCTCGGCGATGAGCTCGTCCGCGGCCTTCGGGTCGAGCGAGTTGATCGACTCCTGCATCAGGCGCGTGACCTCGGGGTTCTGGTAGCCGAAGTAGTACTCGGGGTTCGCGTAGTTGGCGAAGTCCCGCGGTTCGGCGTGGTCGACGTAGCTGAGATCGAAGTCGTGGTTCGTGTACACATCCTGGAGCCAGGTCGGGAACTCGACGCTGTTCACCTTGAGGCTGACGCCCACGTCGGCGAACTGGGTGACGAGGAGGTCCAGCACGGTCGTGCCGTAGAAGTTCGGCACGGTGAGCGTGAGGCTCAGGTTCTGCTGCCCGGCCTCGGCGAGCAGCGCACGCGCGGCCTCGGGGTCGTACGCATTCACGGCGGTGAGGTCTTCGTAGCCGGGCTCGATCTCGGTGATGGGGCCGCCGAGGGGCAGGCCGTCACCGTTCAGCAGCTCGATCACGGCGTCCGAGTCGATCGCCATGCTCAGCGCCGCACGCACGCGCGGGTCGCTCAGCGGCTCGCGCGCGCTGTTGTAGGCGAGGGTGAACACGTCGGTGCTCGCGGCGCGCACGAGGGTGAAGTCCTCGTTGCCGTCGTACTCGGGGAGCAGGTCCGAGAGCACGGCGGTCTGCACGTCCAGCTCGCCCTCGAGCGCGGCGTTGACCGCGGCCTTGCCGTCCGGGATGTAGCGGAAGATCGCGCGGTCGAGGGTCGCGGGCTCGCCCCAGTACGTCGCGTTCTTCGCGAGGGTGATGCTGTCGCCCTGCTTCCAGCGCTCGAGCGTGTACGGGCCCGTGCCATTGGCGGTGTTGTTCAGGTCGTTGGTGGCGGCGGCTTCAAGGATGAGGCCCTCGCGGCCCGCGAGGCGCCAGAGCAGCTGGCTGTCCGGCTCGGGCAGCACGACGGTGACGGTCGCGGCGTCCGGGGCGGACACGACGGCGGTATCGCCGAGCGTGGAGCTCAGCGAGGCGACCACGTCGTCCGCGGTGAGCTTTGCACCCGAGTGGAACGTGACGTCGTCGCGCAGCGTGAAGGTGTAGGTGAGCCCGTCGTCACTCTTCTCGACGGCGTCGGCGAGCACCGGCTCGACGTCGAGCGTGCCCGACTTGAGGCCGACGAGGCCCTGGTAGACGTTGTCGACGAGGACCTGGTCGAGCGCGACGCCCGCGGTCTCGCGGACGTTCAGGTTCGTCGGCTCGAGCAGCAGGCCGACCGTGAGCTCTGACTTCGCGTCAGCCCCCGTGGTCCCGGCCGGGCGGCTCACGGCAAAGCCGATCGCGACGGCGACGGCCGCGACGACCACGATGGCGGCGCCAATGATCAGCGGGCGCTTCGACTTGGTGCGCTTGCGGTAGGCCGTCTGCGACGACTGCGGCTCGGGCGTCTGGTCGACGCCGGCGAGGGGATCGGTCACGGTGTGCTCCTTGGGTGGCGCGCGTCGACCGTTCAGAGGACGGCCGCGCACAGGTCAATTGAACTGGCGGACGGAGCGCAGCGTTGCGCGGACGTCGGATTCGATAGCGTACGCCCGGCGCGCGGCGCTGCGCCAGCGGGGCCGACACTCGTTGTCACACTGTGACCCCGGTGTTACCGGTCCGTGACTTGCTGTGCGATTCCGGTGAGCAGGCGAGCGAGCCCGACAGGATCCTGCTCGTGGACGTTGTGCCCCGTGTCGAGGTCGAAATCTGCCGCCCGGGGGAGGCGCCTGCGCCACTCGGCGAGCATCGCGTCCGAGACCATGCCCGTGGTGCCGCGAATGAGGGAGACGGGGGCCGCGAACTCTTCGAGCGGCGCCCAGAGGCCCGCGTAGGGCTGGGTGGGGTCGGCGGGAGTGCTGCCAGCCTCCCGGGCGGCATTCGCGGCGGCCTCGACCTCCGCCGGGTTGTTGGGATCCTGGAGCAGGTGCGCAAAGTGGTGCGTCCACTCGAGCTTGCCATCCGCGCGCAGCCGGGTGTTCAGGGCGACCCCGCGCGTGAGCGCCGTGCGGTCCGAGCCGATGCCGAACTGGACCGCGCGGTCGACAATCTCGTCGATCGTGTTGAAGGCGCGCTGCCCGGCGATGAACTCGGTGATGCCGGCCGCGTCTGACGCCGGCGTCACGCCGGGGGTGAGGTCCACGATGACGAGGATCCTGACCGCGTCGGGGCGAAGCGCCGCGACGACGATCGAGGTGAGGGCGCC
This genomic stretch from Leucobacter sp. CX169 harbors:
- a CDS encoding tyrosine-protein phosphatase — translated: MTTRERLIPIDGTANFRDLGGYRADGGWTNWGALFRSDGLHRVSEAGQSALVDLGVKRVIDLRDAAELEMSPDAEILGAEAIHHPIFASAREHVAAELGIMELTEVIYLSHGDTLTAAVRLLADDVSGATLFHCTAGKDRTGAVAALTLTAVGVDRDDVLADYEVTAANLAGPWLDAHLELLRSFGVTLTPKILELVGDSPAPALERALDQVESRFGSVRDYLFEHGLTEAELARLHARLVSAE
- a CDS encoding ATP-binding cassette domain-containing protein → MTAPAPAPTPAPDLAPAGSILLSGRDLVQTYQARGGALFRRAPRVRALDGVSVEIPRGAGVAIVGESGSGKSTLLRLLLGLERPESGTVAFDGREVVAKRSDRLLWLRSRTGIVFQDPYASLNPRRTIGQTVAEPLEAIGAPGDHAALVRAMLARLDLPEDTAERYPAEFSGGQRQRIALARALVHGPDLLVGDEPVSALDVLVRRRILELLAELRAELGLTLLTVTHDLGIVPDLAEHIIVMHRGVVIESGPVEQILGAPREPYTRALVAAIPRLPGRTP
- a CDS encoding ABC transporter ATP-binding protein; amino-acid sequence: MSDTGLSLTVTNLSVAIGGQPLLHEISFTLPAGGRLGLIGGSGSGKTLTALAIAGLLPEEAEVGGSIRLGEVELVGMSERDLAGVRGDLIGMVFQEPRTALNPMRRLGRQMTEALAQHYELGRAERADAARSLAARVGLDDPERIIRAYPHEVSGGQRQRAAIAAAISARPGLLLADEPTTALDVTVQRGILALLRELSAGEGRTLLFISHDLAVIAEATDHVLVMHEGRIVERGAVTAILAAPEHPVTRALIAAADPTYVITPEDRA
- a CDS encoding ABC transporter permease translates to MSAPHFEGARAAAPAGSAGTRLDPSRAGGLGPFRRVLAQPGGAAAVVILSLVVLAALVSLVWLPHDPNHADAYRLWQGPSWEHPLGTDGSGRDIASRLLAGSRITVLVALGTGVLAGLLGLVLAALGGLTPKAVREPVAVLIDVLVAFPTLLLAMMLAAVYGAGIPVVIAAVGVGYGVAIGRVVRAEFQQVAGAEFVLAARAAGLSRAAIFRRHLLPNVFPVLAVQLSLSVGLAVLAEAGLSYLGFGAPPSVPSWGRMLAETQRYIGVHPEAVLWPGLAITLVVLACYLLGDALRDALDPSLLRRARGQAGKIAARKAAA
- a CDS encoding ABC transporter permease, whose protein sequence is MTRFLVVRALTLVLGWTLASLIIFVTLRLLPGDVAQVIAGTQATPERIAELRAQLGLDHPLPLQYLDWIGGVLQGDIGTSIVTGTPIGGELLEKAQVTIPLTIGSLVFALLLAFPFGVLAALRHGRVTGRLISALSVVAAAVPVVWAGLLGIVLFSTWLGWLPAQGFPRDGWDDPAQALRSLVLPILTIGLIEGAILFRFVRSATLDALGAEHVRTARAQGLTRVRALISHGLPGVGLSIVSMLGIQVAGLLVGAVVVEQLFSLPGLGRMLVSDVGNRDLVKVQSTLLVLTGVVLAIGALVDVVHRAIDPRLRNATS
- a CDS encoding ABC transporter substrate-binding protein; this encodes MTDPLAGVDQTPEPQSSQTAYRKRTKSKRPLIIGAAIVVVAAVAVAIGFAVSRPAGTTGADAKSELTVGLLLEPTNLNVRETAGVALDQVLVDNVYQGLVGLKSGTLDVEPVLADAVEKSDDGLTYTFTLRDDVTFHSGAKLTADDVVASLSSTLGDTAVVSAPDAATVTVVLPEPDSQLLWRLAGREGLILEAAATNDLNNTANGTGPYTLERWKQGDSITLAKNATYWGEPATLDRAIFRYIPDGKAAVNAALEGELDVQTAVLSDLLPEYDGNEDFTLVRAASTDVFTLAYNSAREPLSDPRVRAALSMAIDSDAVIELLNGDGLPLGGPITEIEPGYEDLTAVNAYDPEAARALLAEAGQQNLSLTLTVPNFYGTTVLDLLVTQFADVGVSLKVNSVEFPTWLQDVYTNHDFDLSYVDHAEPRDFANYANPEYYFGYQNPEVTRLMQESINSLDPKAADELIAEAARIVADDAPAKWVYNYTPSNAVGTHVLGFPESNTNSRINLEGVTIKK
- a CDS encoding alpha/beta hydrolase, which translates into the protein MSFDVADDSTNEFRFLASDAAGVGLSGPLPEVRRVSVPLPDGRQLSALRYGDEHEAPEFVLLHGMGLNAHSFDPTALALGRPALAIDLAGHGRSDWRTDANYRPDLLAQDIVVALDALAPGPVALVGHSLGALTSIVVAALRPDAVRILVIVDLTPGVTPASDAAGITEFIAGQRAFNTIDEIVDRAVQFGIGSDRTALTRGVALNTRLRADGKLEWTHHFAHLLQDPNNPAEVEAAANAAREAGSTPADPTQPYAGLWAPLEEFAAPVSLIRGTTGMVSDAMLAEWRRRLPRAADFDLDTGHNVHEQDPVGLARLLTGIAQQVTDR